The nucleotide window ttcaaatctggccttaagacagttcctagttgtgtgatccagaaaaaaacagattaatactgtttgtctcagtttcctcatttgaaaaatgagctggagtaagaaatggcaaaccactccagtatctttgtcaagaaaaccctgtATTATGCTAAGATCTTCCCTTTGCCTCCATCTTACAACCCCAAAAGgactcatgaagagttggatatggctGAACAACCAAACTGCATGATAGTGTCTGGGGAGAGAGAAATATTAGGGGGTAAAGTTGGGGGGAAAGCTGATCTTTATCTTAGCATTTCCTTCAGCCTGTATCCTCTGCTCCAAGATGTCTATAGAGCCTACGACTCATCAAAATCTTTCTCCTTTGTAACAACTAAGTCCATCCTTTGCTCTTCTAAGTGAGCTGAAAATGGCAAGATAACTCTTATCTTTCCAATCCATTCCAGCAGAATCTTTCCCTAATGGTTCTAAGAtagcttctttcttttaaataaattgcTTAAGTCATTGTATATATACCCTTTTAAACCTATGATTGTTTCATTCAGTCAAAATATGTTCTTGGCTAGTTAAGGCTTTAACTCTAGAATCAAATAGCTTTACCTTGCCCtaaatcaggggtcagcaacgtatggctctttctgcaggaaccataaagaaaatttttttttcaggcactgttacaggagtgcgcagtgtgagtactgtacggctctcacgaaattacattttaaaaatgtggtgtttatggctctcatggccaaaaaggttgccaacccctgccctaaatATTgatcatattctctctctctctctctctctctctctctctctctctctctctctctctctctctctctctctctctctctccagttcAGATCTTCTAAACCTTTATAGCCTACTTTTCCTTTCCAGGTGTTTCACTAGTATTGTTAGACAATTTGGAATAGTGGGAAAATTGCTGGATTTGGAGTATGAGCTCTATGGCTTTGGCTTTCCTTCCTGGTGTTTTAGTTCTCACATCTATATAAAAAGTGAGAATGATTATGGGCATGGCCTATGTGGTAATTTGTTTTACCGGAGTATGTGTGATTATGATAAGGGTTTTTCctcttaatttatttatctttctggaGGGGTCCATGGTAAGGTAGTGGAATTcatgtaaaaattatttcttttttttaaagctaggaATGAATAAGGTCATCTTTGAGACCTCTTCCAGCCCTAAAATCTAGGATTCCATGAATCCAGTTTAAACAAGGGAATGGGTACACCGGTTTCTGATTTAGTTCTTCCCAATCTACCATCCATTCTGAACAGTTTAAAATAGTTAAAAGCTACCCTGGGCATCAGGAAGCAAAAAAGAAGCCAAGGGGCTGGATAACTCTTGACATATGGCTATTGAATCCCAAATAATTGAGAATTGACTATAAGTCAGTCCTTCCCAACCAGAGAAGACAGATAAATTCCATTGTAGGAAAAGAAGAATGTGAGGCATTAAAAGGATTTGGTGGTAAGGAGCTGAAAGGTGAAGTCCTGTGCGTTGGGGTGGGGTGTGGTAGAGGGAGTGGTGAAGGGTGACCTCAGAAGGCTTGGGACcctgggggtggagggtgggggatAGGAGGCTGAGTTGAGTGTAAACTCCTAGCAGGCAGGAATgagttttgctttttcttcctaACTTTAGTGCTcagcccagtacctggcacagagtaaacactcaataaatacctgttgactaagccaaagaagaagaaagtcactttctttcaaaaaaaaaaaaaatccttactgagtatgagttccaaggcagaagatttttctttctaccttttctccttccttccttccttccttccttccttccttccttatttctttcccaaGGCAGAAtaattgggagttaagtgacttgcccaaggtcacacagctaaagtgtctgaggtcatatttgaaccaggacctctctcctttaggcctggctctcaatccagcgaGTCACTTAGCTGACCTCCAAGATATGCACTTTCGAAAGTTGCAGGCGATGCTGACCCATCAGTACCCGAGTCAGGTATCCTTAGCTGGAAGACCTGCGAAGGAGATGAGAAGGAATCTAGCTTTCCACACTCCCAAAGATACTGGGGCAGGAAAGATGTGTCCTCTACCTGCTACCGCACCGCCTTCCCTTCCCTCTCGAAAGGTTTTTAGAGCCAAGAGAGAAGGGCAGAGGAGTCTGCAGGGCGGAGACACAAAGGGAAACACCTAGGTCCCGAGCGCCTCGCACCTGAGCCCCACCGGCGGGGGAGGAGCTAGGACAGCGGGCCAGAAGGCGGGGTGGCCGCCACAAGCCAATCAGTTCAGGCAAGGCGTCCTTCCTCCGATTCCGGCCCCCACCctcacctccctcctccctccctcctctccccagcgAGATCCGCCTCGGTCCTTTCCGCCCGCGCTTCGGGTCCTCTCGGCTCTGTCCCTCGGGAGAACTGGGAACTCGGGGAAAAAGAGTTTGCCGCCGCTTCTTCCGGGACTCCGGAGGCGGGCAGGCTGCTAGGGGCAAGGCGGGCAGCAGCCGCACGCCGCTGTCGGGGGTGCCGCGCGCTCACCTGGGGCTGCGAGATCTGTGCCAGCGTCGCTCCCACTCTTGCGCTCGTGGTAAGTGGGCTCTAGTGCCGGACATTTCTCCTGGGGGGGCTCGAAAGCGCTcggggagtgtgtgtgtgggtgcacactgttccctccctccctgtggTAAGACTCAGGAGTTCAGCGTCCAGACAGGTTCCCGCCTCCCGCTGGGAAAGGCGTGGACAGGACTCggaccccccacccccccaccccatccccagccCGGCGGGAGGGTCCCCCAGCTAGGGACAGGGTTTCTTTTTGGGAAGGGGCTCCTATATTTCAGGTGAAAAGTGTGATCGACTGGCAGGTGAAGGTGCATTTCCTCTCCCCACTCACCCCCGATTCTCTAGCTGGTTTGCCTAATTGAAAGGAGGTGAAATAGCCCGGGGCTTGAGCAGCTCGGAAAGGGAAGGCTAAGCTAAACTATCCCCCCTCCCCGCCCAACTCCCTGCAAAGTCTTCCCAAAGTTAATGAAGACTCCCCTCTGGAGAAGCCCCCTCCCCATTTTTGAGAACGCGTCCCATATGGAGGGGATCGCTGAAAGTTGTGGGAGGTAGAGAGGGACTCGCTGTATTTGGGGATTGGGAAATTGTTCTCCCTGGTGTGTGTATGGGGCGGGGGAGGCTGGCTCCAGTGGTCAGCGGTGGGGGTGTTGTGTGCCAATGATGAGGGGACAGTGTGTATGAGGGGCTGGGAGTGCTGTGGGGCCGGCCACCCCTTCCCTCACCTCTtgcccctcttttctccccctccccttttgtGTTTCTTCCTACAGGGGGAGTGGCGCGGTCGCCCCCGCCCGGGGGTCGTCCCCTCTAGATCTCCCCGGACCTGGTTGGCGCTCTGAGCCATAGCCGCGGGAAGGAGGGGAGTGCCGCTGCTGGgactgggaggaggaggaaaaggaggaggtgcGGTGCCGAGGACTGGGGGTGGGCTCTGGGGGGAGAGGGGCTTACCCGTCCCCTCTGGGAATATGGCGACTGGTGGCTACCGGACcagcagcagcggcagcggcgGTGGCGGGGGCAGCggcaccaccactaccaccaccactaccaccaccaccacggACTTCCTGGAGGAATGGAAAGCGAAGAGGGAGAAGATGCGAGCCAAGCAAAATCCCCCGGGCCCGGCCGCTGTCCCTGCGGGCATAGGGGGAGGAGGAGGTGTGGGTAGCGAGGGGGTCGCCAAGTTCCTAGCTGGGGCGTTGGGGGCTCCCACCGCCTCAGTTGGTACATTGGCCAACGAGCTCAACAACAACTACCCCCCCAGCGCGCCGGCACCTGCTGCCCCCGCCCCCGGGGGCGTCAATTGCACCCTCACCTCCACTTCGGGCGCAGCTCTGACCCGAACCCCCTCAGGCCCCCGGAGAGCCGAGGAGGATCCCCTCTGTGGCTCGGTTGCTGGGGCAGCTCCGGCGGCGCCCCCCTTATCCCACGGCCCCCCCTCGGGGAGCCGAGCAGGCGCGGATCCCGGGGGACAGCCGGCCTTGGGCGATGGGGAGGACCGGGACAGTGccaaggagaaagggaagagctCGGGCCCTAGTGCCAGGAAAGGCAAGGGCCAGATCGAAAAGAGGAAGCTGCGGGAGAAGAGGCGATCCACGGGAGTCGTGAATATTCCTGCAGCAGAGGTGAGCCGGGGTGAAAAGGAAGCGTCCAGGGCTTCCTCAGGTTTCACAggctcctttcctccctcccttcctccttctctccctctcggGAGTTCGCGGGCCCAaagttttttcccttcttcctctcccttctctcctctctacctTCCTGGGCtttgggagggagtgggaggTGTTCACCGGAGAGTAAATTGCCTCTTGGAATTGTTTTAAGTTTCCAGAAACCTTGAAACACGTGTTTAGGGGCACTCACCAGATAATCTGGCTGACCCGGGATCTTTCTACACGTTGGTAGAAACCAAACCTCTTCCCTGCTCTGGCTTGGCTCTGGTGCCTGCCACTGCTGTTATGAGAAGTTTTGTTTGAATTTTCTAGTTTCTATCTCTCCCCTCCCGCCGCCTCCCCATTTACTGTCCACAGCCATCTGGAGGCAAATCCCTGACTTTAGTGCCACTAAAGACGATCGCTTTGAGAATAAAAGGGTTTAAGGCCAGAGTAAAACAGTAGCTCTCAGATTTTGCTCACTAAAAGGTGGCTCTTAAAAAAATGCAGTAATAAAAGCATTTGCTTGAGACTGACTAACTGGAAAACCTTCTTGGTAGGCTCGGGGCAAATATTTGgaggttgtgttttgtttttttccccaactcAGACGACTCAGACTAGCAGGAAGCATCAGGCACCTTCCCATTGGAGAAGTGGGAGAAAAAGTTTTGTCTGATCAGTCTCCAccctctaagcttggctctcccctttggggaatggggggggggggatgaattTAAACTACTTGTTGAGATTCACTCTTGGAGCctcatcttttctccctttatctctGGGATCATATTTTCCACTGTTTACTCCTGCCCCTTTATGGCATTTTGCTCACTTAGACATTCACTATACAGCTATGTTGAGGATTTAGTACTTTGTAAATTGCTCTTTGGGTGATTGCATTAGTGGCAGATGAAGGTGCAGGGCTGAGCAAACCTCAGCTCTGAATCGCTGAGGAATTCCTCAAGTGAAAAAAACGGAGCAGTTCTCTGTGTGTTTGGAGGGAGAAAGATATTTTTATCAGTCATTGAAACTGTCCACTGTGGTCTGCTACTTGCACAAAAAGATCTGGTATTcattaaattactttaaaaggaATTCATAAGAATGGTAATCAAATTtcgagggtttttttttttgagttaaaaatataaagattatTGGGAAACTGAAGACAAAAGGCTTGAGGAAAACTACATTCCTcgactttatttttataaaggggAGCTGATGATTCAAATGAAAATGGCCTGCttcattttcagacttttttcacttttcatctttTGGAGAGACTTGAACCGAACTACTGTATCTTGGCTAATATTAgcctttctttttcaatataagtttCTTCTGAAATAATTTCCTAAAGCACCATTCTTTTTTATATGAAGAGCAATGTTTAATGGGGGAAACAAATAGGGTGTATCACGTGAGATCTTGAGAAACATCTTTTGTTAATACCCATGCCCTTAGCTGGAGAATGTAGTGCTGGGAATGTAGATGACTCCCCAAGTACAATTGAATCTAAATACTGTGGAATGTTTTCCGTTTGGGTGTTGCTAACTCCCAAATTTAATCTTcttctaaaaacaaacaacccagGGTACCATTTTTGTCTGTGGAATTTGATCCCTGTTTTATTGAATAAGGAATTGAAGGCTGCCTTCTTTCAGTGGTAACCATGGGCTCTGTCTTTTACATATAATATGGCCCAACAAGTACAACAccgtaatgtgtgtgtgtgttttttttattcaaaCAGTGCCTAATTAGCAGGCACAGGGCTTGAACACTTCCCAAAATTCATAGTGGTTTGCTttttagaaaaaacatttttttcatgttgaaTCACTGAGAGTTTAAAAACTGCTAGATGAAAGTCAAACTTTTCAGGTAACATGTTTGGCCTGAATGAGGTTGTTGCCCTTGGAAGATGGGTTCTCTTTCTCCTTAGTTTGCCTTGTTAAGTTTTAGTAAGGAGCATTCCACTGGACTTGGGCAGAGTTTCTTGAGTTTGTTCTCTAGGCATTTATAATATCTACGCCCTCACCTTAATTGTCAAGTTGAAGCTTTATAAATCTGCAAGATCAGTTAGATTAAGATTCCAAAGTAGATTTAGTTGTCTATCAGTCTGAGACCAGCTTCTCACCTGCAGTTGATTAAATTAGCATATAGTTTGGGCCTGATTGGTGACACATTTATTATGATTCTTCTCCTGTCTTGGTTTTCTGCCTACAAGATAGCTGAATATAACTGGAAGGTTTTAGGCAGATGAAGACAGTTAGTTGGgcaaacatttatttcatttattcctatcAAGGGAAAATCTCACATTCAACTGATGAATCAGAAAGTAATATTATTATCTGGTGATTAGGGCAAAGATCTGTTAGAATTGAGGGCTAGAACTAGGTGGTGccgtggatagagcacagggcctgggataagaagattcatcttcctgggttcaaatctggcctcagacatttactaaccaTGTGACTATGCGCACACCAAACAGTagatcacttaatctttttttgcctcagtttcttcatctgtaaaatgacctggagaaggaaatggtaaaccactccagtatctctactaagaaaacctcaaaaggggtcatgaaaagtaGACACAACTTAAAATAACCAAAACAGTCATAGGAATGAAGACTACCTTTTGTGttgttcatttggtttttgatAACCTTATAATTTATCATCTTCCAACTTATGAAAATCaggtgtgtatatgtacacacacacacacacacacacacacacacacacacacgtgtgtttGTTTAGTAGGGAGGTACCCTGGGAAGAGTCACTGAAGCCTAGTGAATAAAAAACTTCCTGAAGAGTCAAGAAGATGAGGGTTGTCCCCTGGCCTCTAACATGTAATGGTTTTGTATCcaaagtcacctaacttctcagtgcccccagGCAACTTGATGACTGAGTTTCAGAGCTGCCATGCTTAGTGGAAGGAATTTCTTTACTAGAAGTTGGCCTGTATCAATGAGTTGAGAGCATATCTAGGCTCTTCCCACTCcccaaaaagaatatttttttttcttttttaatgtaagaAGTGACCTAGAGAGAGATACTCTACTAGTTGGCTTCTGgatctcctctcctccttcctcctgcaTAGACATGAACAATATTAAATTTGTAATGCTTccttatgaagtcattttaagcaatcactctttccctcttccgTCATTGTACAACATTTTGGAATCTTAAGTGATACAGGAAAGATGCAGCGGATTCTTCAGGTTCCTAACTTTCAGGAGTGAGAGAAGTGATAGACAATGATTAAACTTATGAAAAGCTACCAGTGATACAAAGAAGCATCACAGCTTGAAATACATGATTTTTTGCCACGTAAACCACAGAGATGTTGTGAGTTATGGGGTGGGAGAAATTATATTGGGCTTTGAAAGGCATATGGAGGAGGGCCTTTTTATGTTTGAAAGATTTAAACAGGCACATCTTATTCCTCTTTGACATATAGCTGTTGCCATATTGGGCAtctgaaaagaagaaagacaaactCATAGGatcactgttttattttttttatttttttttaaacccttaccttttgtcttgagccaatactatatattggcttcaaggtagaagagtggtaagggctgggcaatggggtttaaatgacttgcccagggtcacacagctggccagagagatcattgttttaaaagggaaaagaggcCCAAACACCTGTCGACGtagaatctagaagcccccaaacttgtagcctagaaagatttaatgaaccccagtttacttagcttaaaggtgacagCTCCAGGCTTGGCCCCAAAACGTGAGATTTCCTTCCCAAGGAAAGGCCAAGCCCAAGCCTAGTGACTCTTTGGCACAGTAGGCAGCGCGTCAgtctaagtaaactggggttcattaaatatttctaggctacaagttttgggggcttctagattccacgttaATAAACCCCACTTTACAGATTGGGAATCCAAGGTACAAAGAGGTTGAGGTTTGCCTAGTGTTACtggtagtaagtagcaaagctggTATTTGAACTGATTCTTGATTTAATGATGTAATTCATAATATTATtccttataaaaattatattacagCCTCTAgaatattgtaggattttggtcCTTAGAGCTTAGTCAGCTTTAGAGGTGATTTAATTTAAGcccatcattttataggtgaggataCTGAATTTCCAAGAGATTGTGACCTGTCCGGTGCCAAGTTGCTAGTAGTAGAACAGAGActagaacccagttcttctgactctcaGGCACTTGTAGAGAAGGGAAAGTCAGCTCACAGGTGTGAGGAGAAATGAGATTTAGGAGCCTTCATTTCTCAGGATCTTTTTAGTTTCTAACTTCCTCTTTATGACCCTTTTAAGGTTTTAATCAGAAACGATTTGGAGGATCTAGATCAGATTAGACAGATTTATATTTCACTGCCCAGGGAAGCTATTTGagacattctttcttcctttagctCCACATACCTTCTCTTCTCAGCTAAGGACCCTTATttaaactgggggaaaaaaagagaaggcattCCGATGTGAGCTGTCTCTTCTTTTCTTGTTATCTCAAAACCCCTTGAAAGCAACTCccacttatttccttttctgccagCTTAACCAAGAAGTTTGCCCttctttttttactcttaccttctgttttagatcaATGACACTAagttgattctaaagcagaagtgctaggcaactgaggttaagtgacttgtccat belongs to Gracilinanus agilis isolate LMUSP501 chromosome 5, AgileGrace, whole genome shotgun sequence and includes:
- the PAWR gene encoding PRKC apoptosis WT1 regulator protein, with product MATGGYRTSSSGSGGGGGSGTTTTTTTTTTTTDFLEEWKAKREKMRAKQNPPGPAAVPAGIGGGGGVGSEGVAKFLAGALGAPTASVGTLANELNNNYPPSAPAPAAPAPGGVNCTLTSTSGAALTRTPSGPRRAEEDPLCGSVAGAAPAAPPLSHGPPSGSRAGADPGGQPALGDGEDRDSAKEKGKSSGPSARKGKGQIEKRKLREKRRSTGVVNIPAAECLDEYEDDEAGQKERKREDAITQQNTMQNEAATLDPGGSYLLQEPSRTVSSRYKSTSITPEDDVSSRYSRTDRGGFRYNRDANSSGNSVPNITLEKKIEDLEKEVLKERQENLRLLRLIQDKEETIGKLKEEIDLLNRDLDDIEDENEQLKQENKTLLKVVGQLTR